The Sulfurimonas aquatica genomic sequence ATGCAAACACTCAAGTATCAAACGATACCCAGACAAATGATTCAGCAGCATGTACTCAAGACTATTTTGATTCTACCATATCTATCTCTTTAAATAGTTGCGTATCTTGTCACTCATCAGGTGGGGATGCAAAAAATACAGACTTAGTTCTACTGAGTCCCGTTGCAGATAATAAACTAGGAAACTACAATATTTTAAAAACATATATAGAGTCTCCTAACTCAGAGCTTGTTGAAAAAGGATCAGGTGAAGTCTCTCATGCTGGTGGAACTCAACTAGCCGGCACTGCAAAAGAGAATATGAAACAATTTGTCAACTATGTAAAAGGTAGTGAGACATGCGTCAGTCAATCACAGAGCGATAGTTTAATAAATGCAGCAGTAGCACTACTTTCTCCGGCAAAAACACTCAGAAGTGCATCATATAAGATACAAGGAAAATCTCCTAGTAGTGACGATGTAGATAGCGTAAGTAAAATAGAGGACATTGACGCAAAACTAGATGCTTATATGCAAACAGACGCGTTTTATGACTGGTTAAGACTTAGTTTTAACGATTTTTTGCTTACAGACTTTTACACACCAGGTAGAAATGCTGAAGACCTCTTAAGTAGCAATGATTTTCCTAGCAGAAGGTGGTATGATGATTTTGACGACGGTGAATACAGTAGACTACGATATTATACGAACTATGCAATATCCCGTGAGCCAATAGAGTTGATGCTTCATGTAATAAAAGAAGATCGACCCTTTAGTGAGATTTTGACAGCTGACTATGTGATGGTAAATCCATTCTCAGCAAGAACCTATAACATTGATATTGATGGCTTTACTTATGTGCATGAGTTAAATGTAACAAGAGAGTATATAGAAGAGAAGTATCCTCAAGATTGGCTCAAAGAAGCTAAAATTGATGGGATTCCACATGCTGGAATATTTACAACCATTACATTCTTAAATAGATTTCCCTCTACTGATACAAATTTAGATCGCCACAGATCATCTAAAACACAACTCTTCTTTTTAGATACAGACATTTTAGGTTTAGCTAACCGTCCTATTAACTCGAATGAAGTTCTGAGTGATACTGCAACATGGACAAACCCTAACTGTACAGTTTGTCATAATGTGATGGAGCCTATCTCAAGCGCTTTTAAAAACTGGGATAATCGTGGTAGATATATGCCAGGTTTTAGAGGTGATGCAACTCAAGCAGCAGGCATCAGTTTAGAAAAGAAAGCGCCTGCAGACGCGTCAAATAATTTACTTCAGTGGTTATCAGGTGAGATTGTTAAGGATGATCGTTTTGCAAAGTCAAGCGTAAAAATATTTTACAAGGCGATACTGGGTAGAGAGGCTATAAAAAAACCACTGGTTGATGATATGGAGTATGTTGAGAAACTTCAGGTGTACAACTATGAAAACGCTATTTTAGATGGGATAAAAGAGAAGTTTATAGCGAGTGGCATGAATGCTAAGGTTATAATTAAAGAGCTAATAAAATCACCTCTCTTTCGTGCAACCTCTACAACTAGCTCTAACACAGTTCTATCAGAGACTTTAGGACAAGCAAAGTTGATAACTCCTGAGAATTTAAATAGAAAAATTTATGATGTGATGGGCTACTACTGGAATAGATATATGGGACAACAAGATAGTGATAATAATAACACAGCAAATCATAGATTACTGAGAGATGATAATTATAAAATACTTTATGGAGGGATTAACTCTGGTTCTATATCAACGCGTATAGATGAGTTAAATGGCGTTATGGCTAATGTACAAATGAGAATGGCTCTACAGATGTCTTGTTATCCTGTAGCAAGAGATTTCTTTTTTCCTGCAGATAAACGCAAACTATTTCCTTATGTATCAACAACATTAGAACCAGAAAATGAATTCTTTATAGCTGCTATAAAGAAAAATATACAGTATTTGCATAAGCATATTTTAGGTGAAGAGTTAGCTGATAGTGATGAAGAACTTGAGAAAACATACCAACTTTTCTTAGATACCTATAATGATGGAAAACTTCGTATACTTAACTCTAGTGAATCTAAGCAATTAATGGATGAATGTGATGTACATTACGACCCAGTTACAAGAGAAGGACTATGGACGGATAGACCTGATGAGAGAGTATATAGAGATCCAAACTATATTATTCGCTCATGGCAAGTAGTTGTCGCTTATCTATTAAGCGATTTTAAATTTGTATATGAAAATAGTGCAGAGTAAGGAGTATATTATGTTACGTAGAGATTTTTTAAAATACACATCAGTTTTCGCAGCAATGGCTCTTTTTCCAAATACGCTCAAAGCAGCTACGTATACAGGCCCACTATGGGTTTTTGTTCAAGCTTCAGGTGGCTGGGACCCAACTTCATTGTGTGATCCTAAGGGTTATCTAGATGAAGATTTAGACTCAAACTTAAATCCAACATCAACTGCAATGAATAAAAGTTTTGCGAATGCAGATATAGCAGCTTCAACTTCTGCACCTGCAATTAAATATGCACCAATTCGTGGACGTGATGATAATAATGTCGACTATGATTTTGCAACTTTTTTTGATAAATATGGCTCAGAGCTTTTAGTTGTTAATGGAATAGACACTCAAACTAATGGACATGATGCAGGCCGTAGATATATGATGAGTGGAAAACTTTCAGAAGGCTATCCCGCTATATCTGCACTCATTGCAGGTATAAGTATGCCATCTTCGCCATTGGCGTTTATAACGGGTGGTGGTTATGATGAGACGTTTGGAGTAGTGGCTGGGACGAGACTAAGTAATATGAATGCAATTAATGAGTTAGCCTTTGTCAATAAACGCAACGAGACTACCACATATGTTAGTGAGAGTGATTTTGACAGACTTACTCAAGCAAGGGCATCACGAACAAAACGTACTATAGAAAAACAAAAATTAGAGTCCATTAAAAAATTGGCTCAGCAGTATGGCTTAGCTCATAGTGGCTCAAACGAACTAGAAAAACTAGTAGAGTTTTTACCTACAGACGTTACCACTCATCCAGATAGAAACAACACTGTCTTTTCACAAGGGCGTTTTGCTATGGCTGGATACAAAGCAGGACTTACATCAAGCGTAAATATACAAATAGGTGGGTTTGATACTCATGGTAATCACGATGCCTCACATATACCAAGACTAGCTAGACTCTTAAAAGGGGTAGACCTTTTAAAACAAGAAGCAGAGAATCAAGGAATATCTAATGACGTAATCTTTGTTATAGGCTCAGAATTTGGCCGTACACCAGGATATAACGGTGGAAATGGAAAAGATCACTGGAGTGTAAGCTCTATGATGTTTATGGGTAAAGGTATTCAAGGTGGTAGAGTGATAGGCTCTTCAACTCATAGACATGATGCAAATAAATTAAATGCGACTACTCTAGTCGAAGATGAAAACGGCATAAATATCACATATGCTCATATAAATAAAGCGATGAGAAAACTCGCTTCGATTGAAAATAATGAGTTAATAACGCAATACTATCCGCTTTCAGGAGCAATTGAGGACTTAAATTTATTTACATAAATACTATTTAATAAGCTCTTTAGTATGATTAGATACAATCCTTTTTATATAAATATATAAGGAATTAATTATGTTATCAGTATTAGTAGAGTTTAGTATGTTCCCAACGTCAGCTGATGGAAGAGATGGCGCGTCTGTATCAAAAAGCGTTTCAAAGATTATAGACGCTATAGACAAGTCAGGAGTTCCGTATCAACTTACGCCAATGGGAACCGTTATAGAAGCTAAAAGCATGAAAGAAGCTCTCTCTGTGATAGAACTAGCATATGAGCAGGTGAGTGATTTAGAGAGAGTTTACTCATCTCTAAAGTTTGATATTCGTAAAAATACTGAAAATAGATTAAAAACTAAAATTGCTTCAGTTGAAAAAGTTTTAAATAGAGAAATAAACCACTAGTTTTTGGAGTAGATGATGGAAGATATACTATATGCGCCATGGCGTGATGAATATATTGGAGGTCAGAAGATAGAGGGGTGTGTTTTTTGTCATATTAGCTCTCACGTGCAAGATGATGAGAACTTACATGTACTCTATAGAGATGAACGCTGTTTTATCGTGATGAACAAGTACCCATACACTCCTGGTCATTTTATGATTATTCCTCATTTTCATACTGATAAATTAGAGGAGTTAAGTTCTGATACTTGGCTTCATATGTCAGCTCTTGCACAAAAAGGAGTAAGACTGCTAAAAGAGGGTTTTGGCGCTCATGGGGTGAACATAGGCATGAACCTCGGAAAGGCTGGTGGAGCTGGTATTGCTGAGCATATTCATATGCATTTAGTGCCGCGTTTTAACAGAGATACGAACTTCATAACTTCTATTGGTCAGAGTCGCGTTTACTCAACCGATTTTGAAAAAATTTATCTAAAAATTAAAAGTTTAATTCCTGAGTATATAAGTGATAATTAGGTTTATACTTTTTTTTTCTTTTTCACTTTTATATTCACTTGAATACCCTTCATCTTATGCTCATTTAGGTACACCACTCTATAAATCACAAAAGATACTTCAAAATATAGAAACTTTTTCGAGTTTAGATTCTGTCAAAAACTTCTGTGTTGATATTAATACGACACGAGAAAATGGTTTCAAACTTGATACCTCAAAAGATAAAAGTGAGCTCAAAAGCTACTTAAAAAACCTTCGAAAACTTCGAAAAAAGTATGAATACATTGTTTATGAACTTCATAGAGAACTTGAGTCTGCCATAGAAAAAGATGATTATGAAAAGTTTTGTTTAATTGTAAATAGTGGGCTTGATGGAATACTACAAAGGCCGAGTCTACAAGAAAAGGCGTTTATTTACTATGCTAAAAATAAAACTTTAAAGAAAAGTCCATTCTTAGAAAAGAAGATAGAACGTAATGAGTTGTTGTTAAATACTCTAAAAGAGCAGGATGATGAAATTATAAACTCATCATATAATTCAACTAATATTAAAGATGAGGATATTGGCATAACTACAAAAAGAGTCCACAACAAGATAGAAGTCTCTTTTTACAATAAACATATATATGACATTACGTTAAAAGTAAAACCTTACTATGAAAGTATTCTTCATAGACAAACGCCAAAGAGTGAAATTATCATTCAAGCAAATTCTACATACCTCTATGAGACTTTAGAAATTACTGGAGATAACAACGCTTTCAATTATAATTTTATTTGGAGCATAGGTTCTAAAGACGCAAAGCATGATGATGAGTATGAGTATAGACTGCCTTATGAAACTACAACTAAACATAGAGTATCTCAAGGGTATAACACAAATCAGACTCATAAAGGAAGGTCAAAGTACTCTGTGGACTTTGCTATGCCTATTGGTACCAAAGTTCTTGCATCTAGAGAAGGTACTATCATCAGCGTTAAATCAAGTTCAGATAGAGGTGGCTACTCAAAAGAGTTTAGGGGTCAAGGAAACTATGTTAGAGTACTGCATTCTGATGGAACTATCGCTATATATTATCATCTTAAAAAAGATGGGGCAGTAGTAAACATAGGAGATAAAGTAAAAAAAGGAGAGCTTATAGGGTACTCTGGAAACACGGGTTACTCTAGCGGACCACATCTTCATATGGCTGTATATAAAGCAATAAGCGCAGTGCAAACCAAGACTATTAAAGTCAAATATATTTCAGCTGAAGGCTTAGTAAAAGAGATGAAAACTGCAGAGACATATCAGGCAATATAAAATGTTAATTCTTAACATTTAACTCTTATTTAAATATAAGTAGATATAATTACGAATATAATAAATAAATTTTATAAGGATAACTTATGCAAAGAAGAGACTTCTTAAAAACTTCAGTTGTCGCATCAGCAGCAATAGTAGGCACTAACCTTTCAGCAGGCGTCACGGGACAGCCACTTGATGGACAAACAGTATCTAAGATGGCATTTCCAGAAAAACGCCCACTTATTACATACTCTGATAGACCGCCGCTTTTAGAGTCGCCTAGAAGTACTTTTACTAAGGGAATCACTCCAAATGATGAGTTTTTTGTTAGATGGCATATGCCAGATATCCCAACTAAAATTGATTTAGATTCATATACTATTAAAATTGATGGACTTGTTAACAAAGAGTTAAACATTACTCTTAAAGAACTTAAAAATGATTTTGAACAAGTTGAAGTTACCGCTGTTCTTCAGTGTGGTGGAAATAGCCGTTCAGCATTTACTCCAATCGCTGGTGGTATTCAGTGGGGAAGTGGAGCTATGGGTTGTGCTAAATGGAAAGGTGTTAGACTAAGTGACCTTTTAAATAAAGCCGGACTTAAAAAAGATGCACACTGGATAGGTTTTAATGGTAAAGATAATGCAGCATACTATGCAACTCCAAACTTTGTAAGAGAGATGGAACTTGAAGAGTTAGATGATCACGTTATCGTTGCTTATGAGATGAATGGTGAAGATTTACCATATTTAAATGGTTTTCCTCTGCGTTTAGTTATTCCAGGTTACTACTCTGATAGTTGGGTTAAAATGCTAAGTAACATTACTGTTACAAATGAATATAAATCACTTTTCTTTATGGATGTGGCTTATAGAATTCCAGATAATGAAACAGAGAGTGAAACTCCAGAAAACAGATTTAAAGTTACGAAGCCAATTACACATATGAACGTAAAGTCGATTATAGGTTATCCTGAGAATGATATGAAGATTTATCATAACTCACATATAGTTGTACGTGGTGTGGCATTTGATGATGGTCATGGAATCAAAGATGTGCTAATCTCTACTGATGGTGGAAAAACTTGGGATGATGCACTGCTTAAACAAGAAGATGGACGTTATGCATATACTGAATTTAGATATTCGTATAAACCAACTAAATATGGAAAAGTAAGCATTATGGCTAAGGCCGTGAATCGTTTAGGTGATGAGCAACCTCTTGCAAAAGATGTACTCTGGAATCATGGTGGGTACAAGTTTAACGGTATCGACGAAGTTATTGTAGAAGTGGTTTAGGGAGTATGAAAATGAGTAAAATAGTATTATTAGTTATGTTGGCGTTTGGTTCACTTTTTGCACAAGTTGATAGTGAAATAGAAGTTCCATATATCTCTTATGAGATTAAAATGGGTGAAGGATTTGATACAGTTCAGGCACAATGCCTTATGTGTCACTCTTTTGGATATATAATAAACCAGGGTCCACAATCAAAAGACTTTTGGGCTAAGAAAACAAAGAAGATGATCACTCACTTTAAAATGCCTTTAGAAGAGGGAAGTGAAGATTTTAATACAATTGTGAAGTATTTATATAAGCACTATGGAAATGGAAAGTTAAAATAGTCTCATTAAAAAAGATTAAATAAAAAATTATTTAATCTTTTTTTGCTTTTAACACAAGAAAAAAAACTCCCGCAATAACCACAAAAATCAAAATTCTTATGCTTAATGTTGTTAAGTCTGTTGTATCATTCATATAATTTACCTTCATATATTTTAACTCTAAAATCATAACATAATAAAGGATACTTCAAAGATTTCTTGCCTATAATTACTCACTATACATAACAATATATGAAATAAGGTAAGTAGATGTTTCAGACAATCAAAGCAAAATTTATAATCAATTTAATTTTATCAATAGTATCTCTATTGGTTATTTTAGTAGTTTCTTACTTTATAGCTATTAGTAATATTAAAAGTATCATGATTAGTGATGTCTCAACAGTCGCTCAAACACTTTCAAATGGAATCAAATATGTATCTAAGTACAATAAAAATGCCTATAAAGAAAAAGAGTTTAAAGATACTATTAAAAATATGAAAGTCGGTAAAAGTGGTTATATCTATCTTATATCTAGTGATGGTACACTCCTAATTCATCCAAAGAAAGAGGGAAAAAACTTAAAAAATACCTCTTATGGAGAGTATATTACTTCGCATAAAGAGGGAGGCACATACTCCTACACATCAAAAACAACTGGACAAGATAAGTTTGCTGCATTTGAATATATTCCTGCATGGGATGCTTGGATAGTTCCAGGCGTAAATAAAGCAGACTATTTTGATGAAGTAAATAAGCACTTTATATTATATTTTTCTTACCTAATGATAGGCTGTATAGGCATTCTTACATTTTTTAATTATATGACTGCTAAGACAGTATTAAAAAATGCAAGTATTATTAAATCAGTGGCGATTGACTTAAGTCAAGGGGAAGGAGATCTGCAAAAAGAGTTACCGGTTCCCCAAACAAAAGATGAGTTTCGTGCCATTAGTATAGGTATCAATGGTTTTTTGATTAAGATGCACAATGCAATAGTAAATATAAAAACAAGTAGTCATTATCAAATAATATTAGCAAATGAGTTGATCTCATTAACGCAACAACTAAGAAGTAAGACAAATGAATCAGGTAGTACTGCTAAATCTACTGTGGAAGATTTAAATGAGATACGAGTACTTTTAGAAAAGAATGTAAATGGTTCAAAAGAGATACTAAGTGTAAATCAAAAGAGTTCTTTAGTTTTAGATGAGACTACCTCTAAGATTGACAGTATCATTGGGAGTATCTCTACAACACAAGAGAGTGCTGAAACAATAAGTGAAGAGTTTACAAAGCTTATACGTGATATTGAAGCTCTCAAAGAGATAACTACCGTTATTAGAGATATATCTGAACAGACAAATCTTTTAGCACTAAACGCTGCCATAGAAGCTGCGCGAGCGGGAGTACATGGAAGAGGCTTTGCCGTTGTTGCTGAAGAGGTAAGAAAACTATCCGAGAGGACAAATAAGGCTATTAATGAAGTTGATGTTTCTATTTCAGTTTTAGTGCAGTCTGTTGGAGACGCAACCGAGCAGATAGATAACAATAAAGACGTTGTAAATACTTTAGTAGCCTATGGAGAAGAAGTTAAAGTAGACTTTTTAAATATGGGAGAGAGTATAAATACCAGTCTAAACGTTGCAGATGAATCCCAATCAAATATGGATAAGATGCAGAGTCAAATTATCTCTATTATTAAAAAAATTCACTTTATGTCAGAACTCTCATTGGAAAATGGAGAGTTCGTGGATGAAGTGGACCATATAGCTAATGAAGTAAGGTCTGTAGATATGGAGATAGATGATAATCTTAGTTTTTTTAAGACTAAAAAGCCAGACAGAAGTAGAAAATATGAAAAAATACATACTCTTTGATAATGATGGCGTTTTAGTTGAAACGGAAAAGTACTATTATGAAGCGAATGTAAGGGCTTTAAACGAATTTGATTTAGAACTAAACTTTGATACCTATATGGAGATCATGGCTCGTGGTGGAAATGCTTGGGAAGTAGCTATAAAGGCTGGAGTTCCCAAAGAAGAGATAAATATAAAACGAGAGCGACGCGATATATATTATCAAGAGCTCATTAGAGAAAAAAACATAGAGATTGATGGTGTTGTAGAAACCTTAGAAAAACTTTCTCATAGTTATAAAATGGGCATAGTGACTACGTCGAGAAGAGTTGATTTTGACTTAGTGCATAATAATAGAGATATAGTGAAATATATGGACTTTACTCTCTGCGTTGAAGAGTACCCAAGGTCTAAGCCATATCCAGATCCATACTTAGCTGGCATGAAAAAGTTCAATGCGAGTAAAGCTGAATGTATTATCGTAGAAGATTCTCAAAGAGGCTTAACATCGGCTGTAAACGCAGGGATAGAGTGTGTAACGGTCTATAATGAGTTTACAAAAACTCATGACCTCTCCAAAGCCAGTTATAAAATCAACTCCATTAAAGAGCTAACAAGTCTCCTAAAAAATTTATAGAATCATTATCTCATTAAACTTTTATAATTAATCTAGTATTCTTTAACAAAGAACTATATGTTTTTAAGGAAATATTATGAAAATTGGCGTACCAAAAGAGATTAAAAAAGATGAATATCGCGTATCTATAACCCCTTCAGGGGTGCAAGAACTCTGTAGTCTATCTCATAGCGTTTATGTAGAGAGTAGCGCAGGTGATGGAAGTGGATTTAGTGATGCCGAGTATGAAAAAGCTGGGGCGACAATAGTCAAAAGCGCTAAAGAAGTTTTTGACATATCAGAGATGATTGTAAAAGTCAAAGAGCCAATAGCGGTTGAGTATAAACTCTTTAAAAAAAATCAAACGCTATTTACATACTTGCACTTAGCGGCAGATAAAACTCAAGCAGAGTTCCTACTTGAAAGGGGTATAAGAGCCTTTTCATACGAAACGCTGGAGGTAAACCACTCTTTGCCACTTTTAGAGCCAATGAGCGAGGTTGCTGGAAAGATGGCGGCACTTATGGGTAGTGTTCACCTAGGAAAGTTTAATGGTGGAAGTGGAATCTTAGCCGGTGGTGTAGTTGGGACTCAAAGAGCTAAAGTTATGGTTTTAGGTGGTGGTGTAGCCGGAAAAGCAGCGGCAGAAATAGCTGCTGGTTTAGGAGCCGATGTAACTATCTTAGATATAAATAGACAAAGATTGCACTACTTAAATGACGTAACTCCAGCTAACGTAGCTACTCTTTACTCTACGTCACAAACTATCCACTCGCTACTCCCTGAGTGTGACGTTGTAATTGGAACAGTTCTCATCCCTGGCGCAAAAGCGCCTAAGTTAGTGACAAAAGAGATGCTTAGTACTATGAAAAAAGGTAGCGTTTTAGTGGATGTCTCTATTGATCAAGGCGGATGTTTTGAGACCTCTTACGCAACGACTCACTCTGAGCCAACTTTTATAAAAGAGGGTATAGTTCACTATTGCGTTGCAAATATGCCTGGAGCATATCCTA encodes the following:
- a CDS encoding methyl-accepting chemotaxis protein, whose translation is MFQTIKAKFIINLILSIVSLLVILVVSYFIAISNIKSIMISDVSTVAQTLSNGIKYVSKYNKNAYKEKEFKDTIKNMKVGKSGYIYLISSDGTLLIHPKKEGKNLKNTSYGEYITSHKEGGTYSYTSKTTGQDKFAAFEYIPAWDAWIVPGVNKADYFDEVNKHFILYFSYLMIGCIGILTFFNYMTAKTVLKNASIIKSVAIDLSQGEGDLQKELPVPQTKDEFRAISIGINGFLIKMHNAIVNIKTSSHYQIILANELISLTQQLRSKTNESGSTAKSTVEDLNEIRVLLEKNVNGSKEILSVNQKSSLVLDETTSKIDSIIGSISTTQESAETISEEFTKLIRDIEALKEITTVIRDISEQTNLLALNAAIEAARAGVHGRGFAVVAEEVRKLSERTNKAINEVDVSISVLVQSVGDATEQIDNNKDVVNTLVAYGEEVKVDFLNMGESINTSLNVADESQSNMDKMQSQIISIIKKIHFMSELSLENGEFVDEVDHIANEVRSVDMEIDDNLSFFKTKKPDRSRKYEKIHTL
- a CDS encoding DUF1501 domain-containing protein; the protein is MLRRDFLKYTSVFAAMALFPNTLKAATYTGPLWVFVQASGGWDPTSLCDPKGYLDEDLDSNLNPTSTAMNKSFANADIAASTSAPAIKYAPIRGRDDNNVDYDFATFFDKYGSELLVVNGIDTQTNGHDAGRRYMMSGKLSEGYPAISALIAGISMPSSPLAFITGGGYDETFGVVAGTRLSNMNAINELAFVNKRNETTTYVSESDFDRLTQARASRTKRTIEKQKLESIKKLAQQYGLAHSGSNELEKLVEFLPTDVTTHPDRNNTVFSQGRFAMAGYKAGLTSSVNIQIGGFDTHGNHDASHIPRLARLLKGVDLLKQEAENQGISNDVIFVIGSEFGRTPGYNGGNGKDHWSVSSMMFMGKGIQGGRVIGSSTHRHDANKLNATTLVEDENGINITYAHINKAMRKLASIENNELITQYYPLSGAIEDLNLFT
- a CDS encoding sulfite:cytochrome C oxidoreductase subunit B; translated protein: MSKIVLLVMLAFGSLFAQVDSEIEVPYISYEIKMGEGFDTVQAQCLMCHSFGYIINQGPQSKDFWAKKTKKMITHFKMPLEEGSEDFNTIVKYLYKHYGNGKLK
- the ald gene encoding alanine dehydrogenase: MKIGVPKEIKKDEYRVSITPSGVQELCSLSHSVYVESSAGDGSGFSDAEYEKAGATIVKSAKEVFDISEMIVKVKEPIAVEYKLFKKNQTLFTYLHLAADKTQAEFLLERGIRAFSYETLEVNHSLPLLEPMSEVAGKMAALMGSVHLGKFNGGSGILAGGVVGTQRAKVMVLGGGVAGKAAAEIAAGLGADVTILDINRQRLHYLNDVTPANVATLYSTSQTIHSLLPECDVVIGTVLIPGAKAPKLVTKEMLSTMKKGSVLVDVSIDQGGCFETSYATTHSEPTFIKEGIVHYCVANMPGAYPRTSTYALTNATLSYVKDLAKYGAEDICKEKPHMISSLNTYDGKLYNKAVAEALDIPSSIFEI
- a CDS encoding HAD family hydrolase, producing the protein MKKYILFDNDGVLVETEKYYYEANVRALNEFDLELNFDTYMEIMARGGNAWEVAIKAGVPKEEINIKRERRDIYYQELIREKNIEIDGVVETLEKLSHSYKMGIVTTSRRVDFDLVHNNRDIVKYMDFTLCVEEYPRSKPYPDPYLAGMKKFNASKAECIIVEDSQRGLTSAVNAGIECVTVYNEFTKTHDLSKASYKINSIKELTSLLKNL
- a CDS encoding molybdopterin-dependent oxidoreductase, whose translation is MQRRDFLKTSVVASAAIVGTNLSAGVTGQPLDGQTVSKMAFPEKRPLITYSDRPPLLESPRSTFTKGITPNDEFFVRWHMPDIPTKIDLDSYTIKIDGLVNKELNITLKELKNDFEQVEVTAVLQCGGNSRSAFTPIAGGIQWGSGAMGCAKWKGVRLSDLLNKAGLKKDAHWIGFNGKDNAAYYATPNFVREMELEELDDHVIVAYEMNGEDLPYLNGFPLRLVIPGYYSDSWVKMLSNITVTNEYKSLFFMDVAYRIPDNETESETPENRFKVTKPITHMNVKSIIGYPENDMKIYHNSHIVVRGVAFDDGHGIKDVLISTDGGKTWDDALLKQEDGRYAYTEFRYSYKPTKYGKVSIMAKAVNRLGDEQPLAKDVLWNHGGYKFNGIDEVIVEVV
- a CDS encoding HIT family protein — translated: MEDILYAPWRDEYIGGQKIEGCVFCHISSHVQDDENLHVLYRDERCFIVMNKYPYTPGHFMIIPHFHTDKLEELSSDTWLHMSALAQKGVRLLKEGFGAHGVNIGMNLGKAGGAGIAEHIHMHLVPRFNRDTNFITSIGQSRVYSTDFEKIYLKIKSLIPEYISDN
- a CDS encoding MTH1187 family thiamine-binding protein, yielding MLSVLVEFSMFPTSADGRDGASVSKSVSKIIDAIDKSGVPYQLTPMGTVIEAKSMKEALSVIELAYEQVSDLERVYSSLKFDIRKNTENRLKTKIASVEKVLNREINH
- a CDS encoding M23 family metallopeptidase, whose protein sequence is MIIRFILFFSFSLLYSLEYPSSYAHLGTPLYKSQKILQNIETFSSLDSVKNFCVDINTTRENGFKLDTSKDKSELKSYLKNLRKLRKKYEYIVYELHRELESAIEKDDYEKFCLIVNSGLDGILQRPSLQEKAFIYYAKNKTLKKSPFLEKKIERNELLLNTLKEQDDEIINSSYNSTNIKDEDIGITTKRVHNKIEVSFYNKHIYDITLKVKPYYESILHRQTPKSEIIIQANSTYLYETLEITGDNNAFNYNFIWSIGSKDAKHDDEYEYRLPYETTTKHRVSQGYNTNQTHKGRSKYSVDFAMPIGTKVLASREGTIISVKSSSDRGGYSKEFRGQGNYVRVLHSDGTIAIYYHLKKDGAVVNIGDKVKKGELIGYSGNTGYSSGPHLHMAVYKAISAVQTKTIKVKYISAEGLVKEMKTAETYQAI